Proteins encoded by one window of Marixanthomonas sp. SCSIO 43207:
- a CDS encoding OmpA family protein: MKSFLIAFIVFLIWAFFGLWLYSWLNTDNEPTASLTEKTINNDTLSQNNTVVDSSLLQTEKVSKNDSIFETENEEKAMTVKDSDGTILFLFDNGITSKKNSEAVTIPSASIDFKYKINTYLIEHPNKEVHINSLYSAEENIQTPNLGIKRGKKIKEQLVKTGVPSEKIVIKPIIKDVTFSESDTLNNAISFSFATWDQNREIVQEEINLPESIYVYPKFSDTGIIVNNNLRNLLKEVKLAFEETPNLTIEIIGHTDNVGNASDNYRMGLQYAREVRWYLISKGNFKSSAIKASSKGELDPIDTNNSKRGRQANRRIEVVYNYNE; encoded by the coding sequence GTGAAAAGCTTTTTAATTGCTTTTATCGTTTTTTTAATTTGGGCATTCTTCGGTCTTTGGCTGTATTCTTGGCTTAATACCGACAATGAGCCTACAGCTTCTCTTACTGAAAAAACCATCAATAACGATACTCTTTCTCAAAACAATACAGTTGTAGACTCTTCATTATTACAGACTGAAAAGGTATCTAAAAACGATTCAATTTTTGAAACAGAAAATGAAGAAAAAGCGATGACTGTTAAAGACAGTGACGGTACCATCCTTTTTTTATTTGATAATGGAATAACTTCAAAAAAAAATAGCGAAGCGGTTACAATTCCATCGGCTAGTATAGATTTTAAATATAAAATAAATACCTATTTAATTGAACACCCAAATAAAGAGGTGCATATCAATTCATTATACAGTGCCGAGGAAAATATTCAAACACCAAACTTGGGAATAAAACGCGGAAAAAAAATTAAAGAACAACTTGTGAAAACAGGAGTTCCTTCAGAAAAAATTGTCATTAAACCAATAATTAAAGATGTAACCTTTTCAGAAAGTGATACTTTAAACAATGCAATTTCTTTTTCATTTGCAACTTGGGATCAAAATCGTGAAATTGTACAAGAAGAGATTAATCTACCTGAATCTATTTACGTTTATCCAAAATTTTCTGATACAGGTATAATTGTAAATAATAATTTGCGTAATTTGCTTAAAGAAGTAAAATTAGCTTTTGAAGAAACCCCAAATTTGACCATCGAAATCATAGGCCATACAGATAATGTGGGAAATGCAAGCGACAATTATAGAATGGGTTTGCAATATGCTAGAGAAGTAAGATGGTATTTAATTTCAAAAGGAAATTTCAAAAGCTCAGCAATAAAAGCATCTTCCAAAGGAGAATTAGACCCTATTGATACAAATAATTCAAAAAGAGGAAGACAAGCAAACAGAAGAATTGAAGTAGTGTATAACTATAATGAATAG
- a CDS encoding sodium:solute symporter family protein, with translation MHLATLDWVLILFFFTLFLIIGLVVAKQSGKNTKEFFLSGRNMPWWLLGISMVATTFAADTPGLVTELVRKNGVSGNWVWWAMLLTGMLTVFFYAKLWRKSGITTDLEFYELRYSGKVAKFLRGFRALYLGVVFNIITMAGVCLAGAKIANILLGISQQEALLYSSIIVVIYSSLGGLKGVLITDLIQFIIAMVGSIWATIYILNLPEIGGLSSLLNHEQVAPKLNILPDFSNTEILITLFIIPFAVQWWSTWYPGAEPGGGGYIAQRMLAAKNEKHATWATLLFNFAHYAIRPWPWILVGLASIVMFPNLDSLATTFTNLTPAMQGHDVAYVAMMTYLPAGLIGLVLVSLIAAFMSTISTQLNWGSSYIVNDFYGRFINPSASEKQKVLVGRISTVLLMAASAIFSFYLQSAKDVFDLLLQIGAGTGLLFILRWFWKRINPYSEIAAMSISFIIAVFFFINGKLETPFFEIAGHWQLVIGVVITTLGWIIVTLLTKPTEEKTLTSFEALVFGNQSKFHNINYKILAFLLAIIGTYSVLFSTGYFIYSKTVTAIILAVVAIICGVILVRIWKRIN, from the coding sequence ATGCACTTAGCCACACTTGACTGGGTTTTAATACTTTTCTTTTTCACACTTTTTTTAATAATTGGACTAGTTGTAGCAAAACAGTCTGGAAAAAACACTAAAGAATTTTTTCTATCAGGCCGTAATATGCCTTGGTGGTTGCTGGGTATATCTATGGTCGCTACTACTTTTGCGGCAGATACACCAGGATTGGTAACTGAGCTGGTAAGAAAAAACGGAGTGTCTGGTAACTGGGTTTGGTGGGCTATGCTACTCACAGGTATGCTTACCGTATTCTTTTATGCCAAACTATGGCGAAAATCTGGCATTACTACAGATTTAGAATTTTATGAATTACGCTACTCAGGAAAAGTTGCTAAATTTTTAAGAGGGTTTAGAGCATTATACCTAGGCGTGGTTTTTAATATTATTACAATGGCCGGTGTGTGTCTTGCCGGTGCAAAAATTGCAAATATCTTGCTTGGTATTTCACAACAAGAAGCCCTACTCTATTCATCTATAATAGTTGTTATATATTCTTCGTTGGGGGGATTAAAAGGTGTTTTAATAACAGATTTAATTCAGTTCATTATAGCGATGGTTGGTTCTATATGGGCAACAATTTACATTCTTAACCTTCCTGAAATTGGCGGTCTGTCTAGCTTATTGAATCATGAACAAGTAGCCCCAAAACTTAATATTTTACCAGACTTTTCAAATACTGAAATATTAATTACACTTTTCATTATTCCGTTTGCAGTACAATGGTGGAGCACTTGGTATCCTGGAGCAGAACCAGGAGGAGGTGGTTACATTGCACAACGTATGCTTGCCGCAAAAAATGAAAAACATGCTACCTGGGCTACGCTTCTTTTTAATTTTGCACATTATGCAATACGTCCGTGGCCTTGGATTCTAGTTGGATTGGCTTCAATTGTTATGTTTCCAAATTTAGACAGTCTAGCTACTACTTTTACTAACCTAACTCCAGCAATGCAAGGTCACGATGTTGCTTACGTAGCGATGATGACTTATCTTCCTGCAGGTTTGATAGGTTTGGTTTTAGTGTCGCTAATTGCTGCTTTTATGAGTACTATTTCTACACAATTAAATTGGGGAAGTTCATATATAGTTAATGATTTTTACGGCCGTTTTATTAATCCTTCAGCTTCAGAAAAACAAAAAGTATTGGTAGGTAGAATTTCTACAGTACTTCTTATGGCAGCCTCGGCAATATTCTCTTTTTATCTACAATCTGCAAAAGATGTTTTTGACCTTTTATTACAAATTGGTGCTGGAACGGGATTGTTATTTATTTTAAGATGGTTCTGGAAGCGCATAAATCCCTATAGTGAAATTGCAGCAATGTCTATTTCATTTATCATTGCTGTTTTCTTTTTCATTAATGGAAAGCTAGAAACTCCCTTTTTTGAAATAGCTGGTCATTGGCAATTAGTTATAGGAGTAGTCATTACTACCCTTGGATGGATAATAGTAACGTTATTGACAAAACCTACAGAAGAAAAAACACTAACCTCTTTTGAAGCACTTGTTTTTGGCAACCAAAGCAAGTTTCACAACATTAATTATAAGATACTAGCGTTTCTATTGGCTATTATAGGTACGTATAGCGTATTATTTTCAACTGGTTATTTTATTTATTCAAAAACTGTAACGGCTATTATTCTAGCTGTAGTAGCTATAATTTGTGGTGTGATTTTAGTACGAATCTGGAAACGTATAAACTAA
- the hisB gene encoding bifunctional histidinol-phosphatase/imidazoleglycerol-phosphate dehydratase HisB has product MKKKVLFIDRDGTLIKEPADEQIDSFEKLVFYPQVFTYLGKIAKELNYELVMITNQDGLGTASFPEESFWPVQNFIIKSFKNEGVIFKNVVIDTTFPEDNAPTRKPGTALLQEYFSDAYDLKKSIVIGDRLTDVELAKNLDAKAIFINDNTQLGTNEITVQKEELNSVIALETNDWKAIYEFLKLDSRTVEIKRKTNETDISIQLNLDGTGKGDIDTGIAFFDHMLDQIAKHGNMDLKIHVNGDLEVDEHHTIEDTAITLGEVFAKALGSKLGIERYGFVLPMDDCLAQVAIDFGGRNWLVWEADFKREMIGKMPTEMFYHFFKSFTDGAKANLNIKAEGTNEHHKIEAIFKAFAKAIKVAVKRDSDKMILPSTKGVL; this is encoded by the coding sequence ATGAAAAAGAAAGTTTTATTTATTGACCGAGATGGTACCTTAATAAAAGAACCTGCAGATGAGCAGATTGATTCTTTTGAAAAATTGGTATTCTATCCACAAGTTTTTACCTATTTAGGAAAAATAGCAAAAGAATTAAACTATGAACTTGTGATGATTACCAATCAAGACGGGTTGGGTACCGCATCATTTCCTGAAGAGAGTTTTTGGCCGGTGCAAAACTTCATCATAAAATCCTTTAAAAATGAAGGTGTTATTTTTAAAAATGTAGTTATTGACACTACCTTTCCTGAAGATAATGCACCTACCCGAAAACCTGGTACAGCATTATTACAAGAATATTTTAGTGATGCATATGATTTAAAAAAGTCAATCGTAATAGGCGATAGGCTTACCGATGTTGAACTAGCAAAAAACCTTGATGCAAAAGCTATTTTTATTAATGATAATACACAGCTAGGAACAAACGAAATCACGGTTCAAAAAGAGGAATTAAATTCGGTTATAGCATTAGAAACCAATGATTGGAAAGCTATCTATGAGTTTTTAAAATTAGACTCTAGAACTGTGGAAATCAAAAGAAAAACAAATGAAACAGATATTTCAATCCAGTTAAATCTTGATGGAACCGGGAAAGGTGATATAGACACCGGAATTGCTTTTTTTGATCACATGCTAGATCAAATTGCCAAACACGGTAACATGGATTTAAAAATTCACGTAAACGGCGATCTAGAAGTAGATGAACATCATACAATTGAAGATACAGCAATAACTTTGGGAGAAGTGTTTGCAAAGGCATTAGGTAGTAAACTAGGTATAGAACGGTATGGTTTTGTATTACCGATGGATGATTGCTTAGCGCAAGTTGCTATTGATTTTGGAGGTAGAAATTGGTTGGTTTGGGAAGCCGATTTTAAAAGAGAAATGATAGGGAAAATGCCTACTGAAATGTTTTACCATTTTTTTAAAAGTTTTACAGATGGAGCTAAAGCAAACCTAAACATAAAAGCGGAAGGAACTAATGAGCATCATAAAATTGAAGCGATCTTTAAAGCCTTTGCCAAAGCTATAAAAGTAGCTGTAAAAAGAGATTCTGATAAAATGATACTTCCATCAACAAAAGGTGTTTTATAA
- a CDS encoding prohibitin family protein, which yields MERLPKIGIPIIIGIIILIIVIAKSAVTIESGEAGVLYKRFGGGVVTDEPAMTEGFHIVAPWNDVFIYEVRQQSLDESMKVLSSNGLDIRLEASVWFEPEDSNLGKLHKEKGEDYITRLIKPAVRSATRAVVGRYTPEQLYASKRESIQSEMLEETKNLLRNQFVQVNRILVRDISLPETIKMAIERKLKQEQESLEYEFRLEKAQKEKERQRIEAEGKAKANSILSASLTDKILQEKGIQATLKLSESTNSKVIVIGSGDSGMPIILGNQ from the coding sequence ATGGAACGATTACCCAAAATAGGAATACCAATAATTATAGGAATTATCATTTTGATAATTGTAATTGCAAAATCTGCAGTTACCATAGAATCTGGTGAAGCAGGAGTATTATATAAAAGATTTGGAGGCGGTGTAGTAACCGATGAGCCTGCCATGACAGAAGGTTTTCATATTGTTGCACCTTGGAATGATGTTTTTATATATGAAGTACGTCAACAATCTTTGGACGAATCAATGAAAGTACTTTCTTCAAACGGTCTTGATATTCGTTTGGAAGCTTCAGTGTGGTTTGAGCCTGAAGATTCAAACTTAGGTAAACTTCATAAAGAAAAAGGAGAAGATTACATAACTAGATTGATTAAACCGGCTGTACGATCGGCTACACGAGCTGTAGTAGGTCGTTATACGCCAGAACAACTGTATGCTAGCAAGCGTGAATCAATTCAAAGTGAAATGCTTGAAGAAACCAAAAATCTTCTTCGCAATCAATTTGTACAAGTTAATCGTATTTTAGTTCGTGATATCTCATTGCCAGAAACAATTAAAATGGCAATTGAGCGTAAATTAAAACAAGAACAAGAGTCATTGGAGTATGAATTTAGACTTGAGAAAGCACAAAAAGAAAAAGAGCGTCAAAGGATAGAAGCTGAAGGTAAAGCCAAAGCAAATAGTATTTTAAGTGCTTCATTAACCGATAAAATATTACAAGAAAAGGGAATACAAGCCACTTTAAAACTATCTGAATCAACTAACAGTAAAGTTATTGTAATAGGTTCTGGAGATAGTGGAATGCCAATTATATTAGGCAATCAATAG
- the hisA gene encoding 1-(5-phosphoribosyl)-5-[(5-phosphoribosylamino)methylideneamino]imidazole-4-carboxamide isomerase has product MRIIPAIDIIEGKCVRLSKGDYNSKKIYNENPLEVAKQFESHGIQYLHLVDLDGAKSNQIINYKVLESIASKTSLKIDFGGGLKSHKDVEIAFNSGADQITGGSIAVKNPEVFKTWLQQYGSNTIILGADAKNEKIAVSGWQEESDEYLIPFIQKYQNEGVNYVICTDISKDGMLEGPSFTLYKQILSETENLKLIASGGVATFDDLPKLAEIGCEGTIIGKAIYENRISLKQLENYIIDVN; this is encoded by the coding sequence ATGAGAATTATACCTGCAATAGATATTATAGAAGGTAAATGTGTGCGACTCTCAAAAGGTGATTACAATTCAAAAAAAATATATAATGAAAACCCGCTTGAAGTGGCCAAACAGTTTGAAAGTCACGGCATTCAATACTTGCATTTAGTAGACCTTGATGGTGCCAAAAGCAATCAAATAATTAATTATAAAGTACTTGAAAGTATTGCATCAAAAACTAGCTTAAAAATTGATTTTGGTGGTGGTTTAAAAAGCCACAAAGACGTAGAAATAGCTTTTAATAGCGGTGCCGATCAAATAACCGGAGGTAGTATTGCTGTTAAAAATCCTGAAGTTTTTAAAACATGGCTTCAGCAATATGGAAGCAATACAATTATTTTAGGGGCCGATGCAAAAAATGAAAAAATTGCTGTAAGCGGGTGGCAAGAAGAAAGCGATGAATACCTCATTCCGTTTATTCAAAAATATCAAAATGAAGGTGTTAACTATGTAATTTGCACAGATATCAGCAAAGACGGTATGCTTGAAGGACCATCATTTACTCTATACAAACAAATTTTAAGCGAAACAGAAAACTTGAAGTTGATAGCTTCAGGAGGTGTTGCTACTTTTGATGATCTTCCTAAACTTGCTGAAATAGGCTGTGAAGGAACCATAATAGGAAAGGCAATTTATGAAAACCGAATCTCATTAAAACAACTTGAAAACTATATTATTGATGTTAACTAA
- the hisH gene encoding imidazole glycerol phosphate synthase subunit HisH yields the protein MKIVLIDYGAGNIKSLQFAIERLGYKATLSNDKNEIENADKVIFPGVGHADSAMKMLQEKSLDKVIPTLQQPVLGICLGMQLLCTASEEGNIKGLGVFNVAVKRFSNAVKVPQMGWNTISNLKTDLFKDILENEFMYLVHSYYAPICDATIATTDYGGDYSSALQKGNFYGVQFHPEKSSTAGEKLLKNFLTI from the coding sequence ATGAAAATAGTACTTATAGATTATGGTGCCGGTAATATTAAAAGTCTTCAGTTTGCAATAGAAAGATTGGGGTATAAAGCTACCTTGAGCAATGATAAAAATGAAATTGAAAACGCTGATAAAGTCATATTTCCAGGTGTTGGCCACGCAGACAGCGCAATGAAAATGCTTCAAGAAAAAAGCTTAGACAAGGTAATACCTACATTACAACAGCCAGTTTTAGGTATTTGTTTGGGTATGCAACTATTATGTACCGCTTCTGAAGAAGGAAACATTAAAGGCTTAGGTGTTTTTAATGTAGCTGTAAAACGGTTTTCAAATGCAGTAAAAGTTCCGCAGATGGGATGGAATACCATTTCAAATTTAAAAACTGATTTGTTTAAAGATATTTTAGAAAACGAGTTTATGTATTTGGTGCACAGCTACTATGCTCCAATTTGTGATGCAACCATTGCAACCACAGATTACGGTGGCGATTATTCTTCTGCATTACAAAAAGGTAATTTCTACGGGGTTCAATTTCACCCTGAAAAGAGTAGTACAGCCGGCGAAAAATTATTAAAAAACTTTTTAACTATTTAA
- the hisG gene encoding ATP phosphoribosyltransferase, with translation MKQLKIAVQKSGRLNEESLKILKDCGISIDNGREQLKAPAKNFPLEIYYLRNGDIPQYLKDGVVDCAIIGENLLVESGDNIVVKEKLGFSKCRVSLAVSKFFEYDSIQDLNGKRIATSYPVTTNKFLTEKGITADLHIINGSVEIAPNIGLADAICDIVSSGSTLFKNNLKEVEVILKSEAVLAASPKISEDVNELLEKLLFRIKSVLKGRENRYVLLNTPNDKIEAITKVLPGMKSPTILPLAKEGWSSMHSVVNQEAFWDVIEELKAIGAEGILVCPIEKMIV, from the coding sequence ATGAAACAATTAAAAATTGCTGTACAAAAATCAGGAAGACTTAATGAAGAGTCTTTAAAAATTTTAAAGGATTGTGGTATTTCTATCGATAATGGTAGAGAACAGTTAAAAGCTCCGGCTAAAAATTTCCCATTAGAAATTTATTATTTGCGTAATGGAGACATTCCTCAATACTTAAAAGATGGAGTGGTAGATTGCGCCATAATTGGAGAAAATTTATTAGTAGAAAGCGGTGACAACATTGTTGTAAAAGAAAAGCTCGGTTTTTCAAAGTGTCGGGTTTCATTAGCTGTATCAAAGTTTTTTGAATATGATAGTATTCAGGATTTAAACGGAAAACGTATTGCAACCTCATACCCGGTTACCACTAACAAATTTCTTACTGAAAAGGGGATTACTGCAGATTTACACATTATTAACGGAAGTGTAGAAATAGCGCCTAATATAGGTTTAGCAGACGCTATTTGTGATATTGTAAGTAGTGGCAGCACGCTTTTTAAAAATAATTTAAAAGAGGTTGAAGTAATTCTTAAAAGTGAAGCAGTATTAGCCGCTTCACCAAAAATAAGCGAAGATGTTAATGAGCTATTAGAAAAATTATTATTCAGAATTAAATCTGTTTTAAAAGGAAGAGAAAATCGCTACGTACTTTTAAACACGCCCAATGATAAGATTGAAGCAATTACAAAAGTACTTCCTGGAATGAAAAGCCCTACCATATTGCCATTAGCCAAAGAAGGGTGGAGCAGTATGCACTCTGTAGTAAATCAAGAAGCTTTTTGGGATGTTATTGAAGAGCTTAAAGCCATAGGAGCCGAAGGTATTTTGGTATGTCCAATTGAAAAAATGATTGTGTAA
- the hisC gene encoding histidinol-phosphate transaminase — MKTPFNLKNLIRPNILELKPYSSARDEFNQGQETMMFLDANENPFDTGLNRYPDPQQRILKKEIEKHKGVSENNMLLGNGSDEVLDLLFRAFCRPGKDNIITLPPTYGMYGVLAAINDIENRKVLLTKDFQPDVPSILQQVDAKSKLLFLCSPNNPTGTVFSETAITQLVTSFNGLVIIDEAYIDFSETESWSKKLNQYPNLVITQTLSKAYGLAGIRLGICYASEEIITVLNSIKPPYNINTLTQEKVISQLQNIKKIKTEINLITKEKNTLLKVLVELNFVIKVIPSETNFILCEVDNANKRYDQLIEEGIVVRNRSKEPLCNNTLRFTIGTPEENKRLIAILKNLK, encoded by the coding sequence ATGAAGACACCTTTTAACTTAAAGAACTTAATTAGACCCAATATTTTAGAGTTGAAGCCATATAGTTCTGCACGCGATGAGTTTAATCAAGGTCAAGAAACTATGATGTTTTTAGACGCTAACGAAAACCCATTTGATACAGGTTTAAATCGATATCCGGATCCGCAGCAACGAATTTTAAAAAAGGAAATAGAGAAGCATAAAGGTGTTTCTGAAAATAATATGCTTTTAGGTAATGGCAGTGACGAAGTGCTGGATTTGCTTTTTAGAGCCTTTTGTAGGCCTGGTAAAGATAATATAATCACACTGCCACCAACTTATGGTATGTACGGCGTACTGGCTGCTATTAATGATATTGAGAACCGAAAAGTGTTGTTAACTAAAGATTTTCAACCTGACGTGCCCTCTATTTTACAGCAAGTTGATGCAAAATCAAAACTACTCTTTTTATGTTCGCCAAATAATCCTACCGGAACCGTATTTTCAGAGACGGCAATTACTCAACTAGTAACCAGCTTTAATGGATTGGTAATTATTGATGAAGCATATATTGATTTTTCTGAAACAGAGAGTTGGTCAAAAAAATTGAATCAATATCCTAATTTGGTAATTACACAAACCCTATCAAAAGCTTATGGATTGGCAGGAATACGACTAGGAATTTGTTATGCTTCAGAAGAAATTATAACAGTTTTAAACTCAATTAAGCCTCCCTATAATATTAATACTTTAACACAGGAAAAAGTTATAAGTCAACTTCAAAATATAAAAAAAATAAAAACCGAAATAAACTTAATTACAAAAGAAAAAAACACCTTACTTAAAGTTTTAGTTGAATTGAATTTTGTTATAAAAGTAATACCTTCTGAAACTAATTTTATTCTTTGTGAAGTTGATAATGCCAATAAAAGATACGACCAATTAATTGAGGAAGGAATTGTAGTAAGAAACCGCAGTAAGGAACCTCTATGTAATAATACATTACGATTTACAATTGGTACTCCAGAAGAAAATAAACGCTTAATAGCTATCTTAAAAAACCTAAAATAA
- the hisD gene encoding histidinol dehydrogenase, translating into METITYPKKQDWKSVLKRPTQPLFEIEKVVNEVFNEVKNKDDEAIARYTQLFDGVTPDSLLVTDKEFATAEKQISTELKEAIQTAKKTITKFHAAQKTDRVVVETIKGVTCWQEKRAIQKVGLYIPGGSAPLFSTILMLAVPATIAGCKELILCTPPDKKGAINPAILYAAQLCGVTHVYKVGGIQAIAAMTFGTQTIPSVYKIFGPGNQYVTAAKQLATKFNVAIDMPAGPSELLVYADDTANPVFVASDLLSQAEHGPDSQVVLVSTSEKIISETKKEVAKQLKNLPRVAIASEAIKHSKAILIKTESEVIDLINEYAPEHFILISENEEYFLQKIQNAGSVFIGNYTPESAGDYASGTNHTLPTNGYAKQYSGVNLDSFTKSITFQKISKEGIKNLGNTIELMAEAEGLQAHKNAVSIRLKSLKQ; encoded by the coding sequence ATGGAAACAATAACGTACCCTAAAAAACAAGATTGGAAAAGTGTTTTAAAAAGACCAACACAACCCTTGTTTGAAATTGAAAAAGTAGTAAACGAAGTTTTTAATGAAGTTAAAAACAAAGATGACGAGGCTATAGCAAGATATACTCAATTGTTTGATGGCGTAACACCAGATTCACTTTTAGTCACTGATAAGGAATTTGCTACTGCTGAAAAACAAATTTCTACAGAACTTAAGGAAGCAATACAAACCGCAAAAAAGACGATTACTAAATTTCATGCTGCACAAAAAACAGATCGCGTAGTAGTAGAAACTATAAAAGGCGTTACGTGTTGGCAAGAAAAAAGAGCCATCCAAAAAGTAGGTTTATATATTCCGGGAGGCTCAGCACCATTATTTTCTACTATATTAATGCTTGCTGTTCCAGCTACAATTGCTGGATGCAAGGAACTAATACTTTGTACACCTCCCGATAAAAAAGGTGCTATTAATCCTGCAATTTTATACGCAGCTCAACTTTGCGGAGTTACACACGTGTATAAAGTTGGCGGAATTCAAGCTATTGCAGCAATGACCTTTGGTACCCAAACAATTCCTTCAGTTTATAAAATTTTTGGGCCCGGAAACCAATACGTGACTGCTGCCAAACAATTAGCAACAAAATTTAATGTAGCCATCGATATGCCTGCGGGTCCTTCAGAATTGTTGGTGTATGCAGATGATACTGCAAATCCTGTTTTTGTAGCTTCAGATTTATTAAGCCAAGCAGAACACGGTCCTGATAGTCAAGTTGTATTGGTTTCAACTTCAGAAAAAATTATTTCTGAAACAAAAAAGGAAGTGGCTAAACAGTTAAAAAACCTTCCAAGGGTAGCCATTGCTTCGGAAGCTATTAAACATTCGAAAGCAATTCTTATAAAAACAGAAAGTGAAGTAATTGACCTTATAAACGAATATGCTCCAGAGCACTTTATTCTTATTTCTGAAAATGAAGAATATTTTTTACAAAAAATACAAAATGCAGGATCGGTTTTTATTGGTAACTATACACCAGAAAGTGCGGGAGATTATGCTTCTGGAACCAATCATACTTTGCCAACAAACGGCTATGCAAAGCAATACAGTGGTGTTAATTTAGACAGTTTTACAAAAAGTATAACGTTTCAGAAAATATCAAAAGAAGGTATTAAAAACCTAGGCAATACAATTGAACTAATGGCAGAGGCAGAAGGACTTCAGGCTCATAAAAATGCAGTATCAATTCGTTTAAAAAGCTTGAAGCAATGA
- the hisF gene encoding imidazole glycerol phosphate synthase subunit HisF: protein MLTKRIIPCLDIKNGRTVKGVNFVNLRDAGDPVELARFYSENGADELVFLDISATEERRKTLANMVLKVAQTINIPFTVGGGISSVEDVEVLLKNGADKISINSSAVKNPQLINDLAAKFGSQCIVVAIDAKQINGEWIVHLVGGKEPTTLTLFDWAKEVEKRGAGEILFTSMDHDGTKNGFANKALAQLSNALTIPIIASGGAGTTVHFTNAFKEGKADAALAASVFHFKEIAISELKNELQTQGIPVRI from the coding sequence ATGTTAACTAAACGAATAATCCCGTGCTTAGACATTAAAAACGGACGCACCGTAAAAGGTGTGAATTTTGTAAATCTTCGTGATGCCGGTGATCCTGTTGAATTGGCTAGATTTTATTCTGAAAATGGAGCTGATGAGTTGGTTTTTTTAGATATTTCGGCAACCGAAGAAAGACGTAAAACGCTGGCAAATATGGTTTTAAAAGTTGCACAAACTATTAATATTCCATTTACAGTTGGTGGTGGTATTTCAAGTGTTGAAGATGTAGAAGTTTTACTTAAAAATGGAGCTGATAAAATTTCGATAAATTCTTCGGCTGTTAAAAATCCGCAACTCATTAACGATTTGGCTGCAAAATTTGGTTCGCAATGTATTGTTGTTGCCATCGATGCAAAACAAATTAACGGAGAGTGGATTGTGCACCTAGTTGGTGGAAAAGAACCAACAACACTTACTCTGTTTGATTGGGCAAAAGAAGTTGAAAAGAGGGGAGCTGGAGAGATTCTTTTTACGTCCATGGATCACGACGGTACTAAAAACGGTTTTGCAAATAAAGCATTGGCTCAATTATCAAATGCATTAACCATCCCAATCATTGCATCTGGTGGAGCAGGAACTACTGTGCATTTTACCAATGCCTTTAAAGAAGGAAAAGCAGACGCAGCTTTGGCTGCTAGTGTGTTTCACTTTAAAGAAATAGCTATTTCAGAATTAAAAAACGAATTACAAACGCAGGGAATACCTGTAAGAATTTAA